In the Candidatus Izemoplasmatales bacterium genome, GGGGATGCTCCTGGATGTTGAAGAGCGAGCCGAGGAAGACGATGAAGACGATGATCACGATCCGCGAGACGCCGGTCAGAAACAAGTAGCGTCCCACCTTCACCTTCGTGAACGCGAGCACGTAGTTCATGATCGAACTCGGAAGGAACGGATTGGACATGAGCGCGAGGATCATGGCGGTGTTCCCGCCGGCGGCGATGTTCACGAACCGGCGGCCGAACGGACTCGCCTCCACCTTGACGGCGAACCGTTCGCCCCAGACGCTGCGGATCACCAGGAAGATCCCGAACATCGCCGCAAACGAGCCGACGGCAGACAGGACGATCGTCAGGACCGTACCGCCGGCGGGACCGTAGGCGGCCGAGAGGACGCCGAGGTTGGCGGCGACGATCGCCGTGAGCGGGAGCGACGGGATCAGGGCTTCGACGACGGGGAAAAGCAATGTCGCGAGCGGAGCGATCCAGGCGTGGTCCGCCAGGAAGGCGAGATAGGCGTCGATCAGGTTTTGGATGAACTGCATGGAATCGCCGCCTTTCCTTCGGAGATGAAAAGGAGCATCCTTCCGGATGCCCCTGGTCGGGTTTCGCTTAGATCAGATGGGCGAAGTGCTTGAGGGTCCGGATCATCTGCGAGGTATAGGACATCTCGTTGTCATACCAGGACATGACCTTGACCAGCTGCTTGCCTTCGACTTCCATCACGGCGGTGCAGGAGGCGTCGAACATCGTCCCCTGCGTGATGCCGATGACGTCGGAGGAGACGATCGGATCCTCCGTGTAGCCGACCGTGTCGGACTGCGCGGCCTTGACGGCGGCGTTGATCTCGTCACGCGTGACGTTCTTCTTCAGTTCGACGACGAGGTCGACGATCGAGCCGGTGATGACCGGGACGCGGAGGGCGATGCCGTCCATCTTGCCCTTGAGCTGCGGCAGGACGAGCGCGACGGCTTTGGCGGCGCCGGTCGTCGACGGGACGATGTTGGCGGCGGCGGAACGTCCGCGACGGCTGGCGATGCCGGCCTTGTGCGGGCCGTCGAGGGTGATCTGGTCGTTGGTGTAGGCGTGGACGGTGGTCATGTATCCCTTCACGATTCCGAAGTTCTCATCGAGGATCTTGGCGATCGGGGCGAGGCAGTTGGTCGTGCAGGAGGCGGCGGAGAGGATCGTCTCGGTGCCGGTCAGGGTGTTCTCATTGACGCCGTAGACGATCGTCGGGATGTCCTTCTCCTTGGCGGGAGCGGACAGGACGACGCGCTTCGCGCCGGCCTGGAGGTGAAGGGCGGCCTTGTCACGGGACGTGAAGAGGCCGGTGCACTCGAGGACGACGTCGACGTTGTACTGGGCCCACGGGAGGAGCTGCGGTTCCTTGATCGCGAAGACGGGGATCTTGACGCCGTCGACGACGAGGTCGGTGCCGGCGAAGGAGACGGGCTTGCCGTAGCGGCCTTGGGCGGTGTCGTACTTGAGAAGGTAGGCGAGCTGCTCGGCGTCGGTGAGGTCGTTGATGGCGACGATTTCGAAATCCGGGTTTCCGAACATGACGCGGAAGGCCAGGCGGCCGATCCTGCCGAATCCGTTGATTGCGACTTTGACTGACATTCTGTGATCCTCCTATGGATGGAATCTATCGTGTGACTTCGTTTCTATTCTACAATGTTTCATGCCTTTTTACAACACAATGAACCGGATAAAACGCTTTCAGCACGGGCCCGGAAACGCAAAGGAAAGGGACGGTTTCCCGTCCCCTCGTCCTATTTCGCTT is a window encoding:
- the gap gene encoding type I glyceraldehyde-3-phosphate dehydrogenase → MSVKVAINGFGRIGRLAFRVMFGNPDFEIVAINDLTDAEQLAYLLKYDTAQGRYGKPVSFAGTDLVVDGVKIPVFAIKEPQLLPWAQYNVDVVLECTGLFTSRDKAALHLQAGAKRVVLSAPAKEKDIPTIVYGVNENTLTGTETILSAASCTTNCLAPIAKILDENFGIVKGYMTTVHAYTNDQITLDGPHKAGIASRRGRSAAANIVPSTTGAAKAVALVLPQLKGKMDGIALRVPVITGSIVDLVVELKKNVTRDEINAAVKAAQSDTVGYTEDPIVSSDVIGITQGTMFDASCTAVMEVEGKQLVKVMSWYDNEMSYTSQMIRTLKHFAHLI